In Prescottella soli, a genomic segment contains:
- a CDS encoding class I SAM-dependent methyltransferase — translation MTASPNDGIDPAPNPHATAEEVEAALKDTKLAQVLYHDWEAETYDDKWSISYDERCIDYARGRFDAVAGDQPLPYERALELGCGTGFFLLNLMQGGVAKTGSVTDLSPGMVKVAMRNAENLGLPVDGRVADAETIPYEDDTFDLVVGHAVLHHIPDVEQSLREVLRVLKPGGRFVFAGEPTTIGNFYARWLGRATWAATTNITKLPFLSDWRRPQAELDESSRAAALEAVVDLHTFDPTDLENMAKSAGAVEVHAATEEFAAAMLGWPVRTFEAAVPEGKLGWGWGRFAFNGWKTLSWLDEKVLCHVVPRGFFYNVMITGVKPGVTD, via the coding sequence ATGACTGCAAGCCCGAATGACGGGATCGATCCCGCGCCGAACCCGCACGCAACCGCCGAAGAGGTCGAGGCTGCGCTGAAGGACACGAAGCTCGCCCAGGTCCTGTACCACGACTGGGAAGCCGAGACCTACGACGACAAGTGGTCGATCTCGTACGACGAGCGCTGCATCGACTACGCGCGCGGCCGGTTCGACGCCGTCGCCGGCGACCAGCCGTTGCCGTACGAGCGGGCGCTCGAACTGGGCTGCGGCACGGGCTTCTTCCTGCTCAACCTGATGCAGGGCGGCGTCGCCAAGACCGGTTCGGTCACGGACCTGTCGCCGGGCATGGTGAAGGTCGCGATGCGCAACGCCGAGAACCTGGGACTCCCGGTCGACGGCCGCGTCGCCGACGCCGAGACGATCCCGTACGAGGACGACACCTTCGACCTCGTGGTCGGGCACGCGGTGCTGCACCACATCCCGGACGTCGAGCAGTCGCTGCGCGAGGTCCTGCGGGTCCTCAAGCCGGGCGGTCGCTTCGTGTTCGCCGGTGAGCCGACGACGATCGGCAACTTCTACGCGCGCTGGCTCGGCCGCGCGACGTGGGCCGCGACGACGAACATCACCAAGCTGCCGTTCCTGTCGGACTGGCGTCGTCCGCAGGCCGAGCTGGACGAGTCGTCCCGGGCCGCCGCGCTCGAGGCGGTCGTCGACCTGCACACGTTCGATCCCACCGATCTCGAGAACATGGCCAAGTCGGCCGGTGCGGTCGAGGTCCACGCCGCGACCGAGGAGTTCGCCGCCGCCATGCTGGGCTGGCCGGTGCGCACCTTCGAGGCGGCGGTCCCGGAGGGCAAGCTCGGCTGGGGCTGGGGCAGGTTCGCGTTCAACGGCTGGAAGACCCTCAGCTGGCTGGACGAGAAGGTGCTGTGCCACGTCGTTCCGCGCGGGTTCTTCTACAACGTCATGATCACCGGTGTGAAGCCGGGCGTCACCGACTGA
- a CDS encoding THUMP-like domain-containing protein, with protein MGYDFTIDDVDYLRSEQGIAALAETAESELSTRTRLADIGRARARFGDRAALLIETVLLRRKAEAKLHGAASWLFTDDALQQATPLAVARHRGARLAGRRVHDVTCSIGAELSALVPLADTVIGSDLDPVRLAMAAHNVPGATLVRADALRPCTRETVVIADPARRSGGKRTYDPAALMPPLPDLLDVYAGRDLAVKCAPGLDFDRLDWDGEVEIVSLDGGVREACLWSPGLSGAGVRRRASVLRTDGTAWEITDAESDDIPEQEPGEWIVDPDGAVVRAGLVRHYAARHGLWQLDPRIAYLTGDSVPQGVRGFRVLARLKYTEKALRQELAARDCGSAEILVRGLDVDPAVLRPRLKLRGTTPLSVVLTRIGRSPVAFVCAERD; from the coding sequence TTGGGATACGACTTCACGATCGACGACGTCGACTACCTGCGCAGCGAGCAAGGTATCGCGGCGCTGGCGGAGACGGCGGAGTCGGAGCTGTCCACACGCACGCGCTTGGCCGACATCGGCCGGGCGCGTGCGCGTTTCGGTGACCGTGCCGCGCTGCTGATCGAGACGGTGCTGCTGCGGCGCAAGGCGGAGGCGAAACTGCACGGCGCGGCGTCGTGGCTGTTCACCGACGACGCGTTGCAGCAGGCGACGCCGCTGGCCGTGGCGCGGCATCGCGGCGCCCGGTTGGCGGGTCGACGCGTCCACGACGTCACGTGTTCGATCGGCGCCGAGCTGTCGGCGCTGGTCCCGTTGGCGGACACCGTGATCGGCAGTGACCTCGACCCGGTGCGGTTGGCGATGGCCGCGCACAACGTGCCCGGCGCGACGCTCGTGCGGGCGGACGCGCTCCGTCCGTGCACGCGCGAGACCGTGGTGATCGCCGACCCGGCGCGCCGGTCGGGCGGCAAGCGCACGTACGACCCGGCCGCGTTGATGCCGCCGCTGCCGGACCTCCTCGACGTGTACGCGGGGCGCGATCTCGCGGTCAAGTGCGCGCCCGGACTGGATTTCGACCGTCTCGACTGGGACGGCGAAGTGGAGATCGTCTCGCTCGACGGCGGTGTGCGCGAGGCGTGCCTGTGGTCGCCGGGGCTCTCCGGCGCGGGCGTGCGCCGACGCGCCAGCGTGCTGCGCACGGACGGGACGGCCTGGGAGATCACCGACGCCGAGTCGGACGATATTCCCGAGCAGGAACCGGGGGAGTGGATCGTCGACCCGGACGGCGCCGTCGTGCGCGCGGGCCTGGTGCGCCACTACGCGGCCCGGCACGGCCTGTGGCAACTCGACCCCCGGATCGCCTATCTGACCGGCGACAGCGTCCCTCAGGGCGTGCGTGGATTCCGGGTGCTGGCGCGGCTCAAGTACACCGAGAAGGCGCTGCGGCAGGAACTCGCGGCGCGGGACTGCGGTTCGGCCGAGATCCTCGTGCGTGGGCTCGACGTGGACCCGGCCGTGCTGCGGCCGCGCCTGAAGCTGCGGGGCACCACGCCGCTGTCGGTGGTGCTCACCCGGATCGGCCGCAGCCCCGTCGCGTTCGTGTGCGCGGAGCGGGACTGA
- a CDS encoding PQQ-binding-like beta-propeller repeat protein: MRRALRSSAAALTAISALLLSGCGGDSGTENVFGAGGWPGMHSDARNSDTSSETGSRSLDFSWSRPIGGPTPTRATVAASGQIFITSQAEQGCNLLSFQIDSGRKRWCNRVGPGAAASSPVVDGATNVYVGEEGAMSSFNEHGQLRWRTPVTGTPLSAQFTGDGNLLFVTQLGQINVLDPQTGFKVVPSYDLIPPASWTQGSNVEPVPNGLGLDQCFDGSSPCPVPSSPALDLSNGRFVFTFWRPGAPQADLVAMRYTGGGDPKIEQDWSTSTLPDGSPSSPVLSADGKTVYSNDNAGRLWAVDAESGTPRWSHDLGYRALGGPSVSADGLIVPAGGEKGRLLALRDRGDRAEVVWERGDLLQVGAPAQAAGATGYTVVRDGDGGIALLTFDTRTGETLDQDALPGGSGFTAGTSIGPDGEIVTPTLIGELFVLK; this comes from the coding sequence ATGCGGCGTGCCCTCAGGTCGTCGGCGGCAGCGCTGACGGCGATCTCGGCCCTCCTTCTCTCAGGATGCGGCGGGGATTCCGGCACCGAGAACGTCTTCGGCGCGGGCGGCTGGCCGGGGATGCACTCCGACGCCCGCAACAGCGACACGAGCTCGGAGACGGGCTCGCGTTCGCTCGACTTCTCGTGGTCCCGCCCGATCGGGGGCCCGACGCCGACCAGGGCGACGGTCGCCGCGAGCGGTCAGATCTTCATCACGTCCCAGGCCGAGCAGGGCTGCAATCTCCTGTCGTTCCAGATCGACTCCGGCCGCAAGCGCTGGTGCAACCGCGTCGGCCCGGGCGCGGCCGCCTCCTCGCCCGTCGTGGACGGTGCCACCAACGTCTACGTCGGTGAGGAAGGCGCGATGAGCTCGTTCAACGAGCACGGCCAGTTGCGCTGGCGCACACCGGTCACCGGTACGCCGCTCTCCGCGCAGTTCACCGGCGACGGCAACCTGCTGTTCGTCACCCAACTCGGCCAGATCAACGTGCTCGACCCGCAGACCGGCTTCAAGGTGGTCCCGTCGTACGACCTGATTCCGCCGGCGTCGTGGACGCAGGGCTCGAACGTCGAACCGGTGCCCAACGGACTCGGTCTCGACCAGTGCTTCGACGGCAGCTCCCCGTGCCCGGTCCCGAGCTCCCCGGCACTCGACCTGAGCAACGGCCGGTTCGTCTTCACGTTCTGGCGGCCCGGTGCGCCGCAGGCCGACCTCGTCGCGATGCGCTACACCGGCGGTGGCGACCCGAAGATCGAGCAGGACTGGTCCACGAGCACCCTGCCGGACGGAAGCCCGTCCAGCCCGGTCCTGTCGGCCGACGGAAAGACGGTGTACAGCAACGACAATGCCGGGCGCCTCTGGGCGGTGGACGCCGAATCCGGCACCCCCAGGTGGAGCCACGACCTCGGCTACCGGGCACTGGGCGGCCCGTCCGTCTCGGCCGACGGACTGATCGTCCCGGCCGGCGGCGAGAAGGGACGGCTGCTGGCATTGCGGGACCGCGGGGACCGCGCCGAAGTGGTGTGGGAGCGCGGCGATCTGCTCCAGGTCGGCGCCCCGGCCCAGGCGGCGGGCGCGACCGGCTACACGGTGGTCCGTGACGGCGACGGCGGGATCGCGCTGCTCACGTTCGACACCAGGACCGGAGAAACCCTCGACCAGGACGCACTGCCCGGCGGCAGCGGCTTCACCGCCGGCACGTCGATCGGGCCCGACGGGGAGATCGTCACGCCGACCCTCATCGGCGAGCTGTTCGTTCTGAAGTAG
- the ald gene encoding alanine dehydrogenase, which translates to MKIGVPKEIKNGELRVALTPLAVNELRVQGHEVLVERGAGAGSSMPDGEFVAAGARILDRAEDVWAEADLVVKVKEPLAPEYELMRRGQLLFTYLHLAASLECTEALLSSGVTAIAYETVERSDGSLPLLAPMSEVAGRLATQVGAHALQATASGNSSGRGILLGGVPGVQPARVVVIGAGSAGTHATAVAVGMGARVTVLDRDVERLRAAHVRFGTRISTAVSTRTELEQTLTDADLVIGAVLVHGARAPHLVSSEQVSRMLPGSVLVDVAIDQGGCFEDSRPTTHDQPTYVVHNSIIYAVPNMPSVVPHTSTHALVNVTLPFVSAVAGKGWRAAMRDDPALAMGLNTWSGQVTHAPVALAHALPYVSVENALRG; encoded by the coding sequence ATGAAAATTGGTGTGCCCAAGGAGATCAAGAATGGGGAGCTACGGGTCGCGCTCACTCCGCTCGCGGTGAACGAGCTGCGCGTGCAGGGGCACGAGGTACTCGTCGAACGCGGGGCCGGCGCGGGCTCGTCGATGCCCGACGGCGAATTTGTGGCCGCCGGTGCACGGATCCTCGATCGCGCCGAGGACGTGTGGGCCGAGGCGGATCTGGTGGTGAAGGTCAAGGAACCGCTCGCGCCCGAGTACGAGTTGATGCGACGCGGGCAGCTGCTGTTCACCTACCTCCATCTCGCGGCCTCGCTCGAGTGCACCGAGGCACTGCTGTCCAGCGGCGTCACCGCGATCGCGTACGAGACGGTGGAGCGGTCCGACGGTTCGTTGCCGTTGCTCGCGCCGATGAGCGAGGTCGCCGGTCGCCTGGCGACCCAGGTGGGCGCGCACGCGCTGCAGGCGACGGCCTCGGGGAACAGCTCCGGGCGCGGCATCCTGCTCGGCGGGGTACCCGGAGTCCAGCCGGCGCGGGTCGTCGTCATCGGCGCGGGCAGCGCCGGGACGCACGCGACGGCGGTCGCGGTCGGCATGGGTGCCCGGGTGACGGTGCTCGACCGCGACGTCGAACGCCTGCGGGCCGCGCACGTGCGGTTCGGGACCCGGATCTCGACGGCGGTGTCGACGCGCACCGAACTCGAGCAGACGTTGACCGACGCCGACCTGGTGATCGGCGCGGTGCTGGTGCACGGCGCCCGGGCGCCGCATCTGGTCTCGTCCGAGCAGGTGTCCCGGATGCTGCCGGGGAGCGTGCTGGTCGACGTGGCAATCGATCAGGGCGGGTGCTTCGAGGATTCGAGGCCGACCACCCATGATCAACCGACCTATGTAGTTCACAATTCGATTATTTACGCGGTTCCCAATATGCCGAGCGTTGTTCCCCATACATCCACCCACGCTTTGGTAAATGTCACCCTGCCGTTCGTGTCCGCGGTCGCCGGAAAGGGTTGGCGCGCAGCAATGCGCGACGATCCGGCGCTCGCGATGGGGCTCAATACCTGGTCGGGGCAGGTCACGCACGCGCCGGTCGCGTTGGCCCACGCGTTGCCGTACGTGTCCGTGGAAAACGCACTGCGTGGCTGA